The nucleotide window TCAGACAAATAATGCACTAATGGCATATTGGAGAAACAATATCACATTCTTAGCACACCACCAAACTAACAGAAGATAAGGAGTTATTTCAATATTGAGCACTACAATATAGTAGCTTCTCATAAAAATAAGTTGTCAACAAGTATCATGGATCCAAAACAATTGTACATCTTCTAGAAGTTTGGGTAGTATATACAAAActcatttaacaataatattgTGAAAGATAAGAAAACTACATAATAACTCAATTCAATCTAGAGAATCAAATGAAGCCCAAGACCAAAGCATGATATTCAAAGAGTACAGACAAATTCCTTTTCCAAAGCAAGTATCTTCGAGGCCAATTACAATGAACAGCAATTATACTATACATCTTGCTTAGTTTTGAACTTCTTAAATTACCATCTTTTTAACAGCATGAAACAAGTTGTAAATAACAGAATTAATGGAGGTACGACCTAgcagtgttcacctggtcagtgtCTGACCATGGAATTTTTGATCAACTAACGTTAAATATAGATCCAAGTGTGGGAAgaaagatttttgaatttggaGATGTTTTAGATAATACTATTCTGAAGTGGTGTCTCGACATATTAAGAAAGGATTATACGTCAGAAATTTGCAAGGTACAATAATGAACCAAGAGCCAAtggccaaaaaagaaaaacaagaactgACCGGATATTGATCATAAATGCAATCCCTTCGACCTTTCCCAGGTGTCAAAGGATGAGTGTGCTCCTTTTCAAACTTTGTGACAACCCATTTACCAGAACTTACTTTTCTCACCAAAATCATTGCTCTGCAACCAACCCTGGTCTCTGCTCTTTGCCTTACAATTTTTTCACGCTTGTCAGGCATTCTATAACCCTCTTTATTACAAACAAGTGCACGGCCAATGGCAGTTCCATCCCGCCTTGATCGAGAGAGTTTGCTTACACGAATTATGAATCCCACATGAGTGGCATATGCGTTATAAAATGCATGAGCAGCTGCTTCCGTTTcaaactcttgaccaacataTGGCTCATCTGCTGAAACAACTGATACTACAGGAATTGCCGATGGAATTATGTTCCTTCCAGATGAATCTAGAATTATCTTTTCTTCCTGACCCAGTTGGAATGCTCCTTCAACAGAACTTGCACCGGTTTCATTTTCATCACCAGCTCTACTTCCTTCCATCTCAGCAGAACTGCCCACAACCTCACCATCAACATCACCATCAACTGTAAACTCCACTGCAGACATAAGATATTTTTCAATGCTTTTTCCTTGGCACTCAAATAATGTTTCAGCAGACACAGTCACAAAAGTGTCATTGATTGCCAGATATGACGTGGAAAATAATCTAAGAGGATTCCATACTCTATATAGACCACAAAAAGAAATCAAGCAATTAAAAGTCAAGCGTTAACAGATGAAGCTCATTTCTATGTATTCTTTTCATGTCTTCTTCATTAGTCATTacacattttcttttcttttctttttcaagctACACTGCCTGTATAAATTTCAACTCCCCGTCTCAAAGTCTCATCTAATAAAAACCTGAATTCTTTGTTTAATTGCCAAACAGCccaaaagagaggaagaaagtGACATTTCAGTTTATGGTTTTCTATGTGAATCAGGCTGCATGAAAGGAAGAAACAGAAATTGAAACAAACCAATTAGCAACTGAATTGGCATAGTTGAGTGGTCAAAGACAAAGACAATGATCAGTGGCATTTCCTACATTGCCTCACAGTTTTGAAACAcccaaattgaaaatgaaagcAGACCAAAACAAtcagaaataaaaagaaaatcgTACTAAGTTGAATATCACACATATGTTAGCAACCTAACAGGAACAAGAATCCAGAATAATAAACAAGCAATATAGATGGGTTGAGGCAAATTTACCCGTTATTATTGATTGATGGAATCTCTAACCCTAAATACTTGAACGCtgggaaaattaaaaaaaaaaaattttaaaaaaaaattgaaaagactCACTGGTATTGTTCTTGTTTAGATGATCGTGATGAACATAGAAAAACGCTTTGTTTTTTGGGTGTCGCCAGAgccagacagagagagagagagcgagcgaGCGAGCGAGAAGGGGCAAGGGTTCAGGAAATAAAGATGAGGGCTCAATTTCATTTGACGTGGTGGAATACTATTGGCCGAGCAAAGATATAAAAGTCAACATCCACCTGCCGCCTTGACACGTGGTTACCTGGGTGGACCTGGCCTTGGacaatccctctctctcttctttctttctgtgaGAGAATGAGAATTTCCAGAGTGAAATGGCAAAAGCTGCTGTGTTTCGTCTAGCGTCTTCCGTTCTCAAATCTTCGCCTCCTAAACTTGTTCTCTTTGGAATTCGaaggtactctctctctctctcatattttTGCAATTCGGAACTGTTTACGTATCATCGAATCCCTTCTTTACTGGGTTGTAGGCCGGGTTTTCTAAGCCATGAGTACTTGCGGCGGAGCCCAAATGTACCAAACCCAGGTTGGGTTGTCAGAAACATGAGCCATGGGTCTGTGAGTTTGGTGATATCTCAAGGTAAACCCAAATTTGAGACGTACCAAGTTGATCCTCCTAAGAAGCACAAGTGGTTGACCAAGAAGAGGTTGAAGATTCAGAGGAAGAGGGAGAAGCAGGAGAGGAAAGCAGCGAACAAGAGGGACCCCCGTCGGCTTCGCATTCAGGGGAACAAGAAAAAGTTTGCTAATGCTGAGGACAAAATCAAGTTCAAGCTTGAAAAGGTACCAGACTTATTTCCCTATGGATGCaacttgggtttttttttttttttttactgtccACTCGTGCTGCAAATAGCTTTGGTATGGATAGTACCtatatctttgttcttgcacaAGGTTGTTACGTGAGGCTTGTTAAACCTATAGGGAACTATAGAGGGAGTACATTGTCTAATCTTTTGTTGAGGGATGGTTTTCTGAGGGGTGCGATTATACCACCCATAATGCAAGGGATGAGTGAATGTTGCACCACCGACTTTCTGAGTGAAATCTTCTCATTTATCCACACTAATTTTGTTAACCGGTAATATCCATTGaaggttgtttttgttttgtttggctTCCTCTGTATTGCTTGGCTGGACATGTTTGTTGCATTACATATCTTTTCACATTGCTCTATCTTATATTTgcttatgaaaataaataaaataaaaatttgttcaCTTAGGACGGAAACTTCCTCTCCAACCATATTTTGCTGACTCCATTATTAAAGCAAACTGATGGACATACAAACTCTATCAGTAGGATGGAAACTCtctactttcttttttcttggttaCGCCAGCCTTATAGAGTTGTTTTGGAATTTCCAGCTTTTGTAGATTTCTGTCATTTTTCCCCTCTAGCTCCTGCTTCCCGTAGTTTGTTGTACACTCTTTACTAAGTCtagctttctttctttaaaaagGGAGACTGGGTTTAGATGGGGGAAATGATTGAACCTAGGTTTCCTTTTGGTTTAGTTTCTCTGCAAGGTATCTAAGCCCTTTTGAGATCCAAGTAAATACTGGACATATAGTCCTCCTATCTCACAAGTACTATTATCAGCTAAGTCCCTTGGGTTGCCTGTGCATACTAACATAGTTTTCAGTGATGGTAAGTCTGCACGTACATTGATTACTAAGCCTTCACATATATGACCAATTTGGGCCTGAGTTTGgaaaacaacagaaaaataagaGTACCATGTTCTGAACCAATCTTTTTTTTACCATagtatttccaaaaaaaaaaaaaacacctggGAACTactcttctctattttttggGACCCAGTTGTTTAATGGTTGAACATGACACTCATGGCAAGAGTTTGACTGAGTCATCCCCCTCTTCCAgcttataaaagaaaaattgatgaGTTTTAAAGAATTGCGTCAAAATCTTTTCAGAAGATGGTACATTGCATTAATTCTCTCTCATTACAGAAGATCCGTGCTTGTATTAATTGATTACAGAATCATCTGGTCTTGGAAGATAGATATGTGGTAGTATAACACTTCATTGGATTTGGAAGCTACTACCAATAGACTGAAATTGGGAACTTGCAAACTATGTTTAACTTATGTATTTTTACTTGGGCAAGTAACTATCATCAGCTAGTTTgattttatctttattttttgcATGCATGTTTTTCTTGCCATGACTAGGTTTTTTATTCTTGCTTCTTATCCCACTTTTGTCGCCCTGCTGTGTAGCCATCAAAGAAATTTTTTCATTCATATTCTTGTTACTTTGTTAGTCTTTTGTTTCCATGGTTGGTAGGTCTCGAAGTCACTGATACACTGTGAAACCAGCATTTCAATGCATTCAAAACTGATATTGTTCCCCCTGTCCAGCTGGGTTTTGTCATTCTTTTAAAATCTATCCTATGCCACTGTTCTTGTGAAGATAATTGTCGATTTATCTAATAATTGTAGTCATTCCCTTCTAACTTTGGTTCTTGTTCAGGCCAGAGTTAAGGAGGCTTTGCTGATTGAAAGACTTAAGCGGTATGAAATTCCAAAAGTTCAGGGTCCTGTGGTACAACCAAATTATCTGACAGGTGAGGAGCGGTTTTATATGAAGAAAATGGCCCAAAAGAAGTCTAACTATGCCCCAATTGGCAAACGAGGAATTTTTGGAGGTGTTATTCTTAATATGCATTTGCATTGGAAGAAACATGAAACGGTAAAGGTTATTTGCAAGCCCTGCAAGCCTGGCCAAGTACATGAGTATGCACAGGAAATTGCTACACTGAGTGGGGGAATCCCAATtcaggttgttggagatgacacCATAATATTTTATCGAGGAAAGAACTATGTGCAGCCGGCAGTAATGTCACCCGTAGATACTTTATCAAAAAAAAGGGTGAGTTTTGAGCTTTCTCTACAATTGCTTCAATtgacaaattttttatttttattttattattattattattttttttttttttttttttttttatgaaatctGTACTATTTTAAACTCTCAAATCATGGCATGTCTTTTGAGTTCAAAGAATGACAAGCACTGGTATTGCACTAGGACGTATTCCAATTTAGTAATTTCTTTCTCGGCATGGTATAATCGGAACTATTCTAGCAGCTCTTTCTAATTCAGCTTCCTGCCCACCATCTCATTTGACCTTACTAGACAGTAGGCCTAACATTTTGACCTATCATCTTGTTTTCTCATGCTCTCTTATACTCGCTCGATCTCTCTACATgtgtctctctcttctttcagTTTTCAACATGCTCTCATATTCTCATTACATTATTCATTGGAATGTTTTTGCAATTCTGAGTATGTATTCAGGTTCACTTAAATCATTCGGTGTTGCATCAACAACTAGGTTCCACACTTCATTTGTAAATAGTATTCTCTTACTTTTGGATTAAGTATTTAGTGATCAAAACCTTGTGGGCGGGTCCAATTCCTGTGGGCCACAATCTGTAGCCCTCTAGAGGCCTGATCACCACTTTGGCCTGTCAATAAGGCCGTAGGCGGCCTGGTTCTGCCTGTCTTGGTGAACAGCCCATCCCATTGAATACCTGACCTTAGTCATGAGTTTTTATTTGGCTTGAACCATGCATGCCCAGCCGATTGATTACTTGACCTCCACCTCAATCTTTCTGATGTGGCTAAAACACACAGATGTATTGCAGTACAACTGCTGCTTTTTCTCCAGCTTATTTGCATCTCTCACAAAAGTTTTCCTCAAAAATGATCAACATCTTGATGCTTGAACATGTTAGTAACTGATATTTTAGCATTCCATCCTTTATATTGGGTTTAACTAAGccaaaaataaaacatttcaTTAAGCccattttgaattctttcagtGGCATAGTTGTAAATTAATATTGACACAGGACATACGAGTACAATTAAGTTTCATGAGGTCCATGGAGTTAAGTTTTTTTGACGAAGAACTGATTAAAGTTTGAAAGTTAAGTTAGATGTATGCTTTTTTTCCCCCTCTCCTTATTGGTAGCATGCCGTAGGCAACAATCTGGTAGGCCTAGTATTGAATCTATTCAGAACTGTCATGCTGTTTGTTCTTATCTATCTACTTGAATTTATTCTCGATTTTAGTATTGGTTTTTATTAAAGACTGTAAAACTTGATTTTGAGGTACCCTTAATCCACAATttctccttatatagggaatgATGCATTTTATGTTAAGCAGTTTTGATGAACAGAGGTTAGCAAGGTTTTAAAGTTATTACTCTTGTATTTTAAGGGATTGGAGAGCAGCAGCAGTTTAGGAGTaacttttgttttctgttttgggaGTTTCGTGAGGGGTCTTTGGTTCATgtcgcttttctttctttgtggACTCCTAGTCCACAGTGTTGGTATTCATCTTCTTTTTAATAAAATCTGTTtgttttcaaaaattcaaaaaaaaaaaaaaaaatacacacacatataagtATATAAAACAGAAGTTAGCAGGGCTTTGTGATACGTGTTGCATTTTGAATATCTTTTATCCAAAAATATTCTAGATTATTTTTTATGGTGAGTTGTATTATTAATGAAAGTTGAAATTTATTCGTTGCTCATACTACTGAGTTCATTTTTCCCTGTTAATAGGCACTGGAGAAATCCAAATATGAGCAATCGCTGGAGTCTGTGCGGCACTTCATTGCTATTGCTGAGAAGGAATTGGAGCTCTATTACAGGCACATTGCGCTTTATGGTAACCCAAATGATGGAAATCCCATTTCAGTTTTGGATGGTCCTACAAAAGAAACTGAGGCATCAGAGAAACATAAAATactagaaaaccaaattctAGACTCTGCTAGTGATTTCTTTTCTGCAGGTCTTCTTGAGACTGAATCAGACTCATCAGATTCAGAGCTGTTAAAAGCTGATGATTTTGAAGATCACAACTAATCAGTAAGTCAATCAGATTCTGTGAACTACGTTGCCATGACACCCATCTTGGAACTGGGTGATCTTTTCGTTTGTGGGTCAAGGAAATTGAGATAGTAGGCTTTCCAGTTTTAAACCGTTTGGGCAATGGATCGGAATATCTAATTTTTGGGATGTTCAGATTCATCTGAGTCATAATCTATGTTCTGTTTTGGTCTTCCCATAGAATATGCTTTCTTTATCTAAGGAGTCATTAGTTGGTCCTAATGTCCGTTCATTGCAATATTgcattatatatttttataagaTCTGGGGATGTTGTGCTTTTGTGTTGCTTCAGTTCGCGGAAATTAATTGCGTTCTGATGTCTGGTTTGATGTAGGAGACTTTTTGGACTATTGGTCAGTGTCCGTCGGAAGATGATCAGTATGCAAAAGCAAGGTACCCAAAACATGTATATGGCATGCCAGCGAATAGTCATTGTACCCAGCCTGACCTCATACAATGAGACAAATCAAAGGTTCAGAACCCCAAGTTTTAAACCCTCAGCGTATGCAAAAGCAAGGTACCCAAAACATGTATATGGCATGCCAGCGAATAGTCATTGTACCCAGCCTGACCTCATACAATGAGACAAATCAAAGGTTCAGAACCCCAAGTTTTAAACCCTCAGCTGGGATGTCTAGCAAACTTTTCTGCACCACAAAATGCTGTTTTACTGAATAACCAAATGCTCCACCACCGAACTTCCGATAATCACAACACATTCATTTGTGCTCACAAGGCATGTTGTTTGCTCCATCCACTCCATAAAGGCCAAGAAATCCAAGCCCATGTCATGAAATTTGGTCACTTATCTGATACCTTCATCGAAAGACTTTTTGCTCCATTTTTATGTAATTCAAAATTACATTGTTTCTGCTACCCATGTTTTTGATTTGATAGCGATCTGGATGTTGTTTCCTGGACTTCGATCTTTTCGGGTCTTTCCAAGTGTGGGTTTGTAGGGGAAGCACTTGTTAAATTTATGTCCATGGACGCAGATCCCAATGTTACTACTCTTGTGACTGTTTTGTCTTCGTGTTCTAGTTTAAGAGCTTTCAAGTTAGGTAAAGCTGTTCATGGCCATTGTTTGAGGAACGTACACAAGTGTAATATGATTTTGGACAATGCAATGTTGGATTTCTATCTGAGATGTGGTTCTTTGGTGGCTGCAAGATACTTGTTTGTCATTATGCCCAAGAGAGATTTTGTTTCTTGGAGTAGCATGGTGGGTGGTTATGCACATAGAGGTTTATGTGAGGAGGCAATGAGACTTTTCCAACAACTGGTGCTGGGCTGGGAAGTTGAGCCGAATGAGGCTACCATTGTCAATGTATTGTCAGCCTGTTCTTCTGTTTGTTCCTTGAGTTCAAGCCAGCAGGTGCATTTCTATGTCAGTACTCAGCCAGATCTCATGGTGAATAGCAATGTGGGAAATGCCTGGATCAACATGTATGTTAGGAGTGGACATTTGGGTATGGCTATTTCGGTTTTTAAGGCCTTGGAGTGCAAAGATTTCATTTAATGGAGTACCATAATAAGCGGTATGGCATACATGTGTTGCAGCTCTTTTCCTGAATGCTAGTCAATGGGGTTTCTCCTGATGGTGTAACCTTCCTTGGGTTATTAACAGCATGCAGTCATGCAGGCCTTGTAAACCAAGGGTTGATGTTCTTCAAGGCTATGAAGAAAGTTTACTGGATTGTCCCTGAAACACAATATCATGCTTGTTTGGTCGATATGTACGGTTGAGCTGGGCTCTTAGATAGGCTTTTATTAAAGAAATGCCTTTGAAAGCTGATGGTTCTGTTTGGGGAGCTCTGCTTAGTGCTTGCAAAATTCATGAGAATGAGACAATGATTGAGAGAATCAGACAAGGACTCCCAAATAATGCAGGAGTTAGCATTGGAACTTATGCTCTGTTATCAAATGCTTTTGCGTTGGGATGATTTTTATAAGGTTCGTGATGAAATAAGAAGTATGGGGTTGAAGACACAGCCAGGTTGTAGCTGGATTGAGACTGGTCCATCCATTTGACCTATATGCAGCACGATCCCCATGTTGGCCATTGGGTAATACCAAACTAATCATGGTTTTCAGAAACTTGAGTGAATATGGTGATATCGGAAGATAAACTCAAGTTTGAGATGATGAAATTGTTCCTCCGAAAAATGGGAACCAGAAGAGGTTGAAGCTGCAGAGGAACAGAGAAGCAGGAATCAAAACAGCCAATAAGAGGGACCCAAATCTGCTCAGGGTTTGCTAATGCTGAGGAGAAGTTTGAGAGAATCAAGTACAAGGTCAAAAGGGTGAGCTGATCAGTTGAATTACTATCCTTTATCTGATAGTGTGCTTATGGATGTGACCTAGTCCTTGTCTTTACATCTTAGTTAAAGCTGTAGTAATACTTCTGTGTTTATGGTCCACTTTCGTAAACCCTAGCGAACCCACAGACAGCTATAGTAAACCCAAGTGTAGGTTCCCTAAAACCTACCatactttcttcttttttttcgtaCAGtaagttttgaaaaaaaaaaaaacaaaaaacaaaaggtcAACAAAAGTAGATGTGGGCTTTGGTGTGCTCTCTGGCTCTGTCACTTTTAGAGTTCAACCACTGGTTATAAGGTCGGTAAGCTGCACTAACTTAGTGATGAGTTTATCTTGCAGTTTATGCCTCAGTAGTATTGGTAGGTCATCTTTAATGGAGAAGTGCATAAAATTGGAGTCTGAAAAATGCACCCAAAATGTCGACTACTTGTCCAAATCGTGGGTTCATTATTTTGCCCATCTTTAACTGATTTGTTACAAGTTTTAGCCTAcgaaataattaatttaatttaattatattattgAAAAAATCAATCATTAGAGTAGCATTTTGTAACTGTGTTCTTGGGTCACTTTGTTGTTCTAATAGTATTGCACAGGGGGGTGCTCATTCTGTGGGGCCATTAGCGTTTTAGGTTCTTTTGTAATATACATTTATCAATAGATCTCtcgtctaaaaaaataaaaaataaaaaagtactgGTGATCTGCTGCGAGTGAGAGTGTGAGACACGGCCTGTGGCTTACTAGAGTCATTTTACCACTGTGGCTGTGTATTTAGAGCCTTAGGCTGGCCTTGTTCGTCTTGTTTGGGTATACAGCGAGGTCGATCCAACAAGTCGTTTCTCATCTGGCATGAATTACAATTGCAGATGCATTGCAGTTGAATGCTATGTTTTGCTGATCTGCATTCATTCTCAATACAAGTAATGTTGCTTTATGCATGCTTTTTTTTCAATTACTAGATCATTTGTTTGGTTTTACAGAGAAATGAAGGCTGAAGCTTAAGAGGCATTGGTATTACTAGGAAGGAGCAAGACTGTACTGTATGATATTGGTGACCAAAACGGCAGAATCTCAATTCAATCTTTGGTAGTGCTACGAAAGAGACGGGGTTGATATCTAGATTCTTACTAGTGATTTCTTTTCTGCACGACTCCTAGAGATAGAAGCAGATTACTCATATTCAGAGCTATCACAAAGCCATGGTTCTGAAGATGACAACTATCAATAGGTGAATCGGATTCCCAAGATGATAGGAGTCttgattctgatgatgaagaagcaaGCTCGCCAAGAGGCATAATAACACGTCAAATGTTTGgtattattttttatcaaaatttaacccttttttttttattccttgtGCGTTATGATTATGTAATCTTATCAATTTAATAGTTATGATAATGTTAGATATTTGCTCGAAGTATCAAAATGTCAATCAAATTATTCCCATACAATTAGCTAGTGTTTTATCCATAGCCGTTGAAGCACGTTAGTGGAGGTATGACTACTTTTCTGTTCCATAGCGTGACCCAGAATAACATTCGTCATTTCACCCTTTATAATTGATATATTTGTTAAGAGAATTACCatattctctgtttttttttttttttttagatagaAGTTGATAATATTATATCAACAGCCCCGAGGGACAACCAAGTCTCTATCCAAGCATCATTACAATTAAGAGACGTTCGCATAAAAGCAAGCCTAATACAAAGTCAGAATAACTTCGCCTCCTCAGAAAAAATCAATCATCTAAACCTTACTTGCCTACATTAATTGTTGTACATGTGAAGAATATAAACCTCTTAGAAATCTTCTAGAAGCTAATCTAGAAACTACCAAAGTAATAGATGAGGGTGGCAACTCCTTGGCAGCCCATAACTTAGGCCCAACCAGCTtacactcaattgtggtacacaTGAAGAATATAAACATCTCACAAATCTCTCAGAAGCTAATCCATAAATTAAGTCGAGACTTGATCTTCTAAAGAAGAGATCCTGACGGCAGGCGTTGTGAGGCACAAAGGATTCTAGTCGGAATGATGACGCTACTGCTAGACTTGAAACATTGGGAGGTTTCTGCTAGCTAGATGGCTTTTCAAAAACTTACTTACTGACACATTTACTTACCTGGAATGGGAATAAAAATGAAGAGAATGATTCCGGTGTATGAACTTTCCTATGTTTATTAACATATATAGGTGTTAGAATGAGTACAGGTCCCACCCCATTGTCAGGGATCAATTCCTGAATAACCCAGAATTTGATAACTAGGGTATGGGTTTATGAATGAAAGCTTCAAGAATGcatttttttaaccaaaatatCCTTACATATTTTCAATAACCCCATTACCCATAACCCTAGAAATATATATACCTCTCATGAACATTTATTTTTGTAGTGATATTTTAGTAATCAAATTAGTTTTAATTCTAATTCATAAACATTAGTGAATAACATTAAATTCTAATTCATAAACATTAGTGAATAACATTAATTGTAACCAGTTGCATTCCTATTTTGATATCATATGGTAAGTAAACGACttaatagaaataaaatattCTCATACCGATTCATTCTTTCTCCCATTTCAGTCGTCTCCAATTCATGATTTTTTCCATTTCaaataagtaaacgtgccaaTAAAATAACTCTCCTCCATATTGTCTTATGTTGATTAAAATCTTTCCCTTTTATTGCTGTGAAACCATCAAGGGTAGATATAGTCTAGGTAAGAATTTACACATTCTGCCCTTTattcattatattttcaaaactaTTATTTTGGTCCCTAACTTCAACTCTATTATTTATCTGATCAAAACCCATTTACACTAATTTTGAGAAAAGAACCTCAAATCATCATCAATAGCAATTATGAAtaacaaagaaaagagagataATTTAAACCGCGTGACAACCCCAAgcttgaacaaagaaaatttcaaagGTAAACACCAAAAGTTTAAGGAACATCTGAATGAGAGGGCCTCCGACACTTGCGGAGCGACCCAGGAAGGAGAACCCCAAGAttcatgataggagcattttaatgcgacgttttacttgtttttccctacattttctgcgttatttccttaataaaaccctgtttaggaaagtttccattctttgattgggaaagttcctatttgtagaaagtttctatttttgtagtttctatttatcattttgagtaagtttccattttcagtagtttctatttttcatttttagaaagtttcccattttcagtttaggaaagttgccatttttcatttttggaaagtttctatttttcttactagtttctattttcaggacctccgagctagaaagtggaactgaactcataaatggaaagaggagcttgcgatcaccaagggaaacaaagatgaagaacaatgagccacagaatgagcagaaatgaagaaaagaagttttcctggtccaaccaggaaaccctgcggaaaggaggaaagcccaccaatgaagtttccaacgttactatgtaaagaaatggaaaaataaagtgttgtgacgttggaagatgacatggcatagatgtgacgcatggaggcccaaaaactctcaagacttgttggattttcggctaattggataaaagcccacaaaagcccatggaactagggtttgtgacgcaaaccctagccctaaag belongs to Rosa chinensis cultivar Old Blush chromosome 4, RchiOBHm-V2, whole genome shotgun sequence and includes:
- the LOC112196593 gene encoding uncharacterized CRM domain-containing protein At3g25440, chloroplastic isoform X2 — protein: MAKAAVFRLASSVLKSSPPKLVLFGIRRPGFLSHEYLRRSPNVPNPGWVVRNMSHGSVSLVISQGKPKFETYQVDPPKKHKWLTKKRLKIQRKREKQERKAANKRDPRRLRIQGNKKKFANAEDKIKFKLEKARVKEALLIERLKRYEIPKVQGPVVQPNYLTGEERFYMKKMAQKKSNYAPIGKRGIFGGVILNMHLHWKKHETVKVICKPCKPGQVHEYAQEIATLSGGIPIQVVGDDTIIFYRGKNYVQPAVMSPVDTLSKKRALEKSKYEQSLESVRHFIAIAEKELELYYRHIALYGNPNDGNPISVLDGPTKETEASEKHKILENQILDSASDFFSAGLLETESDSSDSELLKADDFEDHN
- the LOC112196594 gene encoding protein FAR1-RELATED SEQUENCE 6 — protein: MEFTVDGDVDGEVVGSSAEMEGSRAGDENETGASSVEGAFQLGQEEKIILDSSGRNIIPSAIPVVSVVSADEPYVGQEFETEAAAHAFYNAYATHVGFIIRVSKLSRSRRDGTAIGRALVCNKEGYRMPDKREKIVRQRAETRVGCRAMILVRKVSSGKWVVTKFEKEHTHPLTPGKGRRDCIYDQYPNEHDKIRELSQQLAVEKKRAATYKRHLDLIFEHIEEHNESLSKKIQHIVDSVKEIESKEQQVYR
- the LOC112196593 gene encoding uncharacterized CRM domain-containing protein At3g25440, chloroplastic isoform X1 is translated as MAKAAVFRLASSVLKSSPPKLVLFGIRRYSLSLSYFCNSELFTYHRIPSLLGCRPGFLSHEYLRRSPNVPNPGWVVRNMSHGSVSLVISQGKPKFETYQVDPPKKHKWLTKKRLKIQRKREKQERKAANKRDPRRLRIQGNKKKFANAEDKIKFKLEKARVKEALLIERLKRYEIPKVQGPVVQPNYLTGEERFYMKKMAQKKSNYAPIGKRGIFGGVILNMHLHWKKHETVKVICKPCKPGQVHEYAQEIATLSGGIPIQVVGDDTIIFYRGKNYVQPAVMSPVDTLSKKRALEKSKYEQSLESVRHFIAIAEKELELYYRHIALYGNPNDGNPISVLDGPTKETEASEKHKILENQILDSASDFFSAGLLETESDSSDSELLKADDFEDHN